One genomic segment of Paraburkholderia hospita includes these proteins:
- a CDS encoding extracellular catalytic domain type 1 short-chain-length polyhydroxyalkanoate depolymerase — MKLDEGFLNSMHEAMTLLRTRGPAEATEVIQRALRGGAADGMRDKAREPVVFPFAETIAKDITPHTAREDSNDVEDRGHFSTHAYSNAAGSRQYRLYVPAGAVGEPLPLIVMLHGCTQNADDFAAGTQMNALAEQHRCLVAYPVQPQQANPSKCWNWFKPGDQHRENGEPSLIAGITREIIAAHNVDPARVYVAGLSAGGAMAAIMIATYPDLYAAAGVHSGLPVGSAHDLPSALAAMKGGKRRSATAHAKRAKHSPKRPMIVFHGDADATVHVANATQLVQGFEARVDKSSEGRRADAGRRSCTVSRLASPDGIDAELWTIHGAPHAWSGGNARGSYTDPSGPDASAEMLRFFLDHPKRG; from the coding sequence ATGAAACTCGACGAAGGTTTCCTGAATTCAATGCACGAAGCGATGACCTTGCTGCGTACCCGCGGTCCCGCCGAAGCGACAGAAGTAATACAACGTGCGCTGCGAGGGGGCGCTGCTGATGGAATGCGGGACAAGGCGCGAGAGCCCGTGGTTTTTCCGTTCGCCGAGACAATAGCAAAGGACATCACACCGCACACGGCACGAGAAGACAGCAATGATGTCGAAGACCGGGGGCATTTCAGCACGCATGCTTATTCGAACGCCGCCGGCTCCCGGCAGTATCGGCTGTACGTGCCGGCGGGCGCAGTCGGCGAGCCGCTGCCATTGATTGTGATGCTGCATGGCTGCACGCAGAACGCCGACGATTTTGCAGCAGGGACGCAGATGAACGCGCTTGCCGAGCAGCATCGATGTCTTGTCGCGTACCCGGTGCAGCCGCAACAGGCCAATCCGTCGAAGTGCTGGAACTGGTTCAAACCAGGCGATCAGCATCGCGAGAATGGCGAGCCGTCATTGATCGCAGGCATCACGCGCGAAATCATCGCGGCCCACAATGTCGATCCTGCGCGCGTGTACGTCGCGGGTCTGTCTGCGGGCGGCGCGATGGCGGCGATCATGATCGCCACGTATCCTGACCTGTACGCTGCAGCGGGTGTGCATTCCGGTCTGCCCGTGGGCAGCGCGCACGATTTGCCCTCTGCGCTTGCGGCAATGAAGGGCGGCAAACGCCGCAGCGCGACAGCGCACGCGAAGCGCGCTAAACACTCGCCGAAACGGCCCATGATCGTCTTTCACGGCGACGCGGACGCCACGGTTCACGTCGCGAATGCTACGCAGTTGGTTCAGGGCTTCGAAGCGCGAGTCGATAAGAGCAGTGAAGGGCGTCGGGCCGATGCGGGGCGGCGTAGCTGTACCGTTTCGAGGCTTGCTTCCCCCGATGGTATCGACGCGGAGTTGTGGACCATTCATGGCGCGCCGCACGCGTGGTCAGGTGGTAATGCACGCGGGAGTTACACGGACCCAAGCGGTCCGGACGCGAGTGCTGAAATGCTGCGATTCTTTCTTGACCATCCCAAACGGGGATGA
- a CDS encoding CopG family transcriptional regulator, producing MKKPAALDTVRPKGGESEKITINLGPVDLGQIDLLVEEGFYSNRTDLIRTAIRNQLALHAQVVQDTVTRRALVLGLQHFSRQDLEAVRAARQRLTIQVLGLASIATDVTPELALATIESVTVLGAFHASPAVKTALADRIH from the coding sequence ATGAAAAAGCCCGCAGCACTCGACACGGTTCGCCCCAAAGGCGGCGAATCGGAAAAAATCACGATCAACCTCGGTCCCGTCGATCTCGGGCAAATCGATCTGCTGGTCGAGGAAGGCTTTTATTCGAACCGGACCGACCTGATCCGAACGGCGATTCGCAACCAGCTTGCCCTTCATGCGCAGGTTGTACAGGACACGGTGACGCGCCGTGCGCTTGTGCTCGGACTGCAGCACTTTTCCAGGCAGGATCTCGAGGCGGTTCGCGCTGCGCGGCAGCGCCTCACCATTCAGGTGCTGGGACTCGCCAGCATTGCCACCGACGTCACGCCGGAGCTTGCGCTCGCCACGATCGAAAGCGTCACGGTGCTGGGAGCCTTTCACGCTTCGCCCGCCGTCAAGACGGCGCTCGCGGACAGAATCCATTAG
- a CDS encoding TRAP transporter large permease: MTQLFIGAGMFGGLLAVLSFGVPIAFALLFVALVSLFVTGGGWDALNLIPSTYWGSVATFTLTSVPMFMFMGAIVSASGMGARLYSALATILDGVPGGLAVATTLACGVMAAVSGSSVATAAAIGGFAVSEMRRHGLPAGQACGSVAAGGTLGILLPPSIPLIVYSVIAEQSIGRLFVATLVPGVIMATAFALYQMVLALRRKSRGEARTRPLAPLRARIVALKDIGPFALLILIILGSLYRGLATPQEAASLGIIASLILAGVVYRELNWRKFHEILVSAAQSSVMILAVISSAIVFGYVMTTSQVASSLTQAVAGAHVAPWVLFVSINLLLIFLGCFMETIAIIVVTMPVLVPVVQAYHWNLIWFGVVVVINMEMALIHPPVGLNLFVVQSVAPDVPLRRIVLGTLPYVFIMAGVLALIGVFPRLTSLLFSASSS; the protein is encoded by the coding sequence GTGACCCAGCTATTCATCGGCGCCGGGATGTTCGGCGGGCTGCTCGCGGTGTTGTCGTTCGGCGTGCCGATTGCGTTCGCGCTGCTGTTCGTCGCGCTGGTCTCGCTGTTCGTCACGGGCGGCGGCTGGGACGCGTTGAACCTGATTCCGAGCACTTACTGGGGCTCGGTCGCGACGTTCACGCTGACGTCCGTGCCGATGTTCATGTTCATGGGCGCAATCGTGTCGGCGTCGGGCATGGGCGCGCGACTGTACAGCGCGCTCGCGACGATCCTCGATGGCGTTCCGGGCGGTCTTGCCGTCGCGACCACGCTGGCGTGCGGCGTGATGGCGGCCGTATCGGGATCGAGCGTCGCGACGGCGGCGGCGATCGGCGGGTTCGCGGTCTCCGAGATGCGCCGGCATGGTCTGCCAGCCGGGCAGGCGTGTGGCTCGGTCGCGGCGGGCGGGACGCTCGGCATTCTGCTGCCGCCGAGCATTCCCCTCATCGTCTATAGCGTGATTGCCGAGCAGTCGATCGGCCGCCTGTTCGTCGCGACGCTGGTGCCTGGCGTGATCATGGCGACAGCCTTCGCGCTCTATCAGATGGTGCTCGCGCTGCGGCGCAAATCGCGCGGCGAAGCACGCACGCGCCCACTCGCGCCGCTTCGTGCGCGCATCGTCGCACTGAAGGATATCGGCCCGTTCGCGCTGCTGATCCTGATCATCCTCGGCTCGCTGTATCGCGGACTCGCGACGCCGCAGGAAGCGGCATCGCTCGGCATTATCGCGAGCCTGATTCTCGCGGGCGTCGTGTATCGCGAGCTGAACTGGCGCAAGTTTCACGAGATTCTCGTGAGCGCGGCGCAAAGCAGCGTGATGATTCTCGCCGTGATTTCCTCTGCGATCGTGTTCGGCTATGTGATGACGACGAGCCAGGTGGCGTCATCACTCACGCAGGCAGTGGCGGGCGCGCATGTCGCGCCGTGGGTGCTGTTCGTCAGCATCAACCTGCTGCTGATTTTTCTCGGCTGCTTCATGGAAACCATTGCGATCATCGTCGTGACGATGCCCGTGCTCGTGCCAGTGGTGCAGGCGTATCACTGGAACCTGATCTGGTTTGGTGTGGTCGTTGTCATCAACATGGAGATGGCGCTGATCCATCCGCCCGTCGGGCTCAATCTCTTTGTCGTGCAAAGCGTGGCACCGGACGTGCCGCTGAGGCGCATCGTGCTCGGCACGCTGCCGTATGTGTTCATCATGGCCGGGGTGCTGGCGCTGATCGGTGTATTTCCACGACTCACGAGCCTGCTGTTCAGCGCGTCTTCTTCGTGA
- a CDS encoding TRAP transporter small permease, with amino-acid sequence MRGPLDRLVHLLDVCFKGVALSAGVAVIATVAVISYGVLAREALHLSDVWVTEVTTYLMAYMTFVGTAALAWQSRHLKIDVLGHHLGEGGKRVLAAFSTLVMSAVAVVIAVLAVQFWWDAYTSGERSWGMFSLPLWIPYLCLVAGALLLSLVQLVRLATIVFARRELAHDLSVDELVLGRDK; translated from the coding sequence ATGCGCGGGCCGCTCGATCGGTTGGTTCATCTGCTCGACGTCTGTTTCAAAGGCGTCGCGTTGTCGGCGGGCGTTGCGGTGATCGCGACGGTTGCGGTGATTTCGTACGGCGTGCTGGCACGCGAGGCATTACATCTGTCGGACGTCTGGGTAACGGAAGTCACGACCTATCTGATGGCGTACATGACTTTCGTCGGCACGGCGGCGCTCGCGTGGCAGTCGCGTCATCTGAAGATCGATGTGCTTGGCCATCATTTGGGCGAGGGCGGCAAGCGCGTGCTCGCGGCGTTTTCGACACTCGTGATGTCGGCCGTTGCCGTCGTGATCGCGGTGCTGGCCGTGCAGTTCTGGTGGGACGCGTACACGAGCGGTGAGCGTTCATGGGGCATGTTCTCGCTGCCGCTGTGGATTCCGTATCTGTGTCTCGTCGCCGGCGCGCTGCTGCTGTCACTCGTGCAACTGGTGCGGCTCGCGACGATCGTCTTCGCACGCCGCGAACTTGCGCACGATCTGTCCGTCGACGAACTCGTGCTCGGGAGAGACAAGTGA
- the dctP gene encoding TRAP transporter substrate-binding protein DctP, with product MKRLRFLMTTLVAAAACAFAALPAANADDTITLKMAHQWPDDPNDYVVQTGRKFAQEVMQRSGGKMHIDIFPAESLVKALNMHTALRSGSVDLAIYPYIYAAGAVPQMNLILLPGLWKTPDDVYRFRTSAPWRELETKLEAYGFKTLCWIQISGGMASKGKPVNVPADLEKTKVRGAGKMMEAALQSAGASTVSMASSETYNAMQLGLLDGLWTSSGTFGSYRLYEVAKYYDSPEQYSIYYTIEPIAISMKTWNKLTPAQQKIMTDVGQSLEQSAFEGAKADDRRVAQLFASHGVQIHKMTLDEWTQWQKLFQQVSFTKFRNEVPDGARLLDQSVALYK from the coding sequence ATGAAACGACTTCGTTTTTTGATGACGACGCTGGTAGCGGCTGCCGCGTGCGCATTCGCCGCGTTGCCCGCCGCGAACGCCGACGACACGATCACGCTGAAGATGGCGCATCAATGGCCCGACGATCCGAACGACTACGTCGTGCAGACGGGCAGAAAGTTCGCGCAGGAAGTGATGCAGCGCTCGGGCGGCAAGATGCATATCGACATCTTTCCCGCCGAATCGCTAGTGAAGGCGCTCAACATGCACACGGCGTTACGCAGCGGCAGCGTCGATCTGGCGATCTACCCCTACATCTACGCAGCGGGCGCGGTGCCGCAGATGAACCTGATCCTCTTGCCCGGCCTCTGGAAGACACCCGACGACGTCTATCGCTTCCGTACCTCGGCGCCGTGGCGCGAACTCGAAACGAAGCTGGAAGCGTACGGCTTCAAAACCTTGTGCTGGATTCAGATATCGGGCGGCATGGCGTCGAAGGGAAAACCCGTCAACGTACCCGCCGATCTCGAGAAAACCAAGGTGCGCGGCGCAGGCAAGATGATGGAAGCGGCGCTGCAGAGCGCGGGCGCGAGCACGGTATCGATGGCGTCGTCGGAAACCTATAACGCGATGCAGCTTGGTCTGCTGGACGGCTTGTGGACCTCGTCGGGCACCTTCGGCTCGTACCGTCTCTACGAAGTGGCCAAGTACTACGATTCGCCCGAGCAGTACAGCATCTACTACACGATCGAGCCGATCGCGATCAGCATGAAAACCTGGAACAAGCTGACGCCCGCGCAACAGAAGATCATGACCGACGTCGGGCAGAGCCTCGAACAGAGCGCGTTCGAAGGCGCGAAAGCCGACGACCGCCGCGTCGCGCAACTCTTTGCCAGCCACGGCGTGCAGATCCACAAGATGACGCTCGACGAATGGACGCAGTGGCAGAAGCTGTTCCAGCAGGTCAGCTTCACGAAGTTCCGCAACGAAGTGCCCGACGGCGCGCGGCTGCTCGATCAGAGCGTCGCGCTCTACAAGTAG
- a CDS encoding GTP-binding protein gives MSGATDATAGVARRQLARDLSKLARASVAESLYLLRDSGIKPARRIGFTGPPGAGKSTLIGRVAKARAARGEPIAIIAIDPSSPTTSGALLGDRVRMDAVLADTDVFIRSLPSGWSADGLSDNLADVLAAVEADGFSEILLETVGVGQVENGARALVDTLVLTMGPHSGDQIQAMKAGVLETADIVVVNKCDLPGAERVAQDIGNVLERNRANGRRVSPVVLTRANDEASIAQLSSAIDAHTQWRATHVDAARTEELRKRFHVRSLLTRRVAELIDTLPADARTASVAELYACIAKQIGSSG, from the coding sequence ATGAGCGGCGCAACCGATGCCACTGCCGGCGTTGCGCGCCGTCAGTTGGCGCGCGATCTGTCAAAGCTCGCGCGCGCGAGCGTGGCCGAGTCGCTGTATCTGTTGCGCGACAGTGGCATCAAGCCCGCGCGCCGCATCGGCTTCACGGGGCCGCCGGGTGCGGGCAAGAGCACATTGATCGGCCGTGTGGCGAAGGCGCGCGCGGCGCGCGGCGAACCGATCGCGATCATCGCCATCGATCCGAGCAGCCCCACGACATCGGGCGCGCTGCTCGGCGACCGCGTGAGAATGGACGCCGTGCTCGCCGACACGGATGTCTTCATCCGTTCGCTGCCGAGCGGCTGGTCCGCCGATGGCCTCTCGGACAATCTCGCCGACGTGCTCGCCGCCGTCGAAGCCGACGGCTTTTCGGAAATCCTGCTCGAAACGGTCGGCGTGGGGCAAGTGGAAAACGGCGCACGCGCACTCGTCGACACGCTCGTGCTGACGATGGGCCCGCACTCGGGCGACCAGATCCAGGCGATGAAAGCAGGCGTGCTGGAGACAGCCGATATCGTCGTCGTCAACAAATGCGATTTGCCGGGCGCCGAGCGCGTCGCGCAGGACATCGGCAACGTGCTCGAACGCAATCGCGCGAACGGACGGCGCGTTTCGCCCGTCGTGTTGACGCGTGCAAACGATGAAGCATCGATTGCGCAACTCTCTTCCGCGATCGACGCACACACGCAATGGCGCGCCACGCATGTGGACGCCGCGCGCACAGAAGAGCTGCGCAAGCGGTTTCACGTGCGTAGTCTGCTGACGCGCCGCGTGGCCGAACTCATCGATACATTGCCTGCCGACGCGCGCACGGCGTCGGTTGCCGAGCTGTATGCGTGCATCGCGAAGCAGATAGGCAGTTCGGGATGA
- a CDS encoding CaiB/BaiF CoA transferase family protein gives MNAPGFAAPDEAPQSRASGGPLAGIRVIEIGHMLMGPYCGMLLADLGAEVIKIEPPEGDIGRSISPHAIGPHNAYFASLNRSKQSVVLDLASDSGRLALAAMVRDAHALVTNLRPSAIRKLGLTYERLREHNELIVCVALTGFGLDSPHAELPAYDYVIQALTGIMHLTGDPDGPPTKAGFSTVDNSTGIMGAVGLLAKIVEGRGGQVDIAMFDVMVSQLNYVAGAALNGGEQPSRHALSSHPYIVPAQLFRTRDDWLMLFITHDNFWRIFAQRVGHPEWITQTGFATMAERRVHRDAVIGALSAMFAGETTQYWLDALASSGVVVSRLASIAEALESAQAQARGLVVEIESEAGPLKVVGNPIHIDGVHMRYGLPPLLGEHTAAWCGEVST, from the coding sequence ATGAACGCGCCCGGTTTCGCCGCGCCCGACGAAGCGCCGCAGAGCCGTGCGTCGGGCGGACCGCTCGCGGGGATTCGCGTGATCGAGATCGGGCACATGTTGATGGGCCCTTACTGCGGAATGCTGCTCGCCGATCTCGGCGCCGAGGTGATCAAGATCGAGCCGCCCGAGGGCGACATCGGGCGTTCGATCAGTCCGCATGCGATCGGCCCGCACAACGCCTATTTCGCCAGCCTGAACCGCAGCAAGCAAAGCGTCGTGTTAGATCTCGCCAGCGATAGCGGCCGGCTTGCGCTAGCGGCGATGGTGCGCGACGCGCACGCGCTCGTGACGAACCTGCGGCCATCCGCGATCCGTAAGCTAGGCCTCACGTACGAACGGCTGCGCGAGCACAATGAGCTGATCGTCTGTGTCGCGCTGACGGGCTTCGGTCTCGACAGTCCGCATGCGGAATTGCCCGCCTACGATTACGTGATCCAGGCGCTGACGGGCATCATGCATTTGACGGGCGACCCCGATGGCCCGCCGACCAAAGCGGGCTTTTCGACCGTCGACAACTCGACGGGCATCATGGGCGCCGTCGGCTTGCTGGCGAAGATCGTCGAAGGGCGCGGCGGCCAGGTCGATATCGCGATGTTCGACGTGATGGTCTCGCAGCTCAACTACGTGGCAGGCGCCGCGCTCAACGGCGGCGAGCAGCCTTCGCGGCATGCGCTGTCGTCGCATCCTTACATCGTGCCGGCGCAACTGTTTCGCACGCGCGACGACTGGCTGATGCTGTTCATCACGCACGACAACTTCTGGCGTATCTTCGCGCAACGCGTCGGGCATCCCGAGTGGATCACGCAGACAGGCTTCGCGACGATGGCGGAGCGGCGCGTGCATCGCGACGCGGTGATCGGCGCGCTGTCCGCGATGTTCGCGGGCGAGACCACACAGTATTGGCTCGATGCGCTGGCTTCGTCGGGCGTGGTGGTGTCGCGGCTCGCGTCGATTGCCGAGGCGCTCGAGAGCGCGCAGGCGCAGGCGCGCGGGCTTGTCGTCGAGATCGAATCGGAAGCGGGGCCGCTGAAGGTGGTCGGCAACCCGATTCATATCGACGGCGTTCATATGCGGTATGGCTTGCCGCCGCTCTTGGGCGAACACACGGCGGCGTGGTGCGGCGAGGTGTCGACATGA
- a CDS encoding cobalamin B12-binding domain-containing protein, with protein sequence MNSTSSKSAHPSAAAGATVRSPHAPLKGKRILVAKPGLDGHDIGAKVIALALRDAGASVIYTGLRKSPEYIARIAVDEDVDAVGLSILSGSHNELVARTVELLADQGAGAIPVFVGGTIPADDRAAFLKAGIRGVFTSDMPLDDVIDAVAKVLG encoded by the coding sequence ATGAACAGCACGAGCAGCAAGTCCGCCCATCCGTCTGCTGCTGCCGGCGCGACTGTCCGCAGCCCGCACGCGCCGCTCAAGGGCAAGCGCATTCTCGTAGCCAAGCCTGGACTCGACGGCCACGATATCGGCGCGAAAGTGATTGCGCTCGCGTTGCGCGACGCAGGCGCAAGCGTGATCTATACCGGCTTGCGCAAGAGCCCGGAGTACATCGCGCGGATTGCCGTCGATGAAGACGTCGATGCCGTTGGACTGTCGATTCTCTCGGGCAGCCACAACGAACTCGTCGCGCGCACAGTCGAACTGCTCGCGGATCAGGGCGCGGGTGCGATTCCTGTGTTCGTCGGCGGCACGATTCCCGCCGATGATCGCGCAGCGTTCCTGAAGGCGGGCATACGCGGCGTATTCACGAGCGACATGCCGCTCGACGATGTGATTGATGCCGTCGCGAAGGTGCTCGGATGA
- a CDS encoding acyl-CoA mutase large subunit family protein: protein MKSSAAELDEAIAMPHPDRTPSGLHVPVVVGPSEATGTDGIGAPGQFPFTRGIFADGYRGRLWTMRQYSGFGTAEESNERYRFLLQQGQTGLSVALDLPTQCGLDPDDPMARSEIGKVGVSLSNLSEMELLFQGIDLSRISTSFTINGTAAMIYAMYVACADKQGVPRDKLTGTIQNDILKEYVARGTWIFPVRPSMRLIADSILYSNEVSPRFNPISIAGAHMRDAGCTAVEEMAYTLANGLAYVDTVVARGGDVAKFARRLSFFFYVHMDLFEEVAKFRAGRRVWARLIRERYDVDDEKAQMFRFGVVCGGSSLTSAQPYNNVVRVAIETCAAVMGGAQSVFTCAYDEAFQIPTEFSAELALRTQQIIGYESGIARTVDPLGGSYFVEELTDRTETHIRELMDEIDAYGGAVKAIEDGWLQLRIAKSALQRKRETDDQERLVVGQNCFRRENQVEQPGELFHLNPQASATVVERFERLRDTRNQMEVQKSLDALSAAAAHEEGNLMPYLVDCCHAYATVGEMVARLKEQWGEFEEPVHL, encoded by the coding sequence ATGAAGTCAAGCGCAGCCGAACTCGACGAAGCGATAGCGATGCCGCATCCCGACCGCACGCCGTCGGGACTGCATGTGCCCGTCGTGGTCGGTCCCAGCGAAGCGACCGGCACTGACGGCATCGGCGCGCCAGGACAGTTTCCGTTCACGCGCGGCATCTTCGCGGACGGCTATCGCGGGCGACTCTGGACGATGCGCCAGTATTCGGGCTTCGGCACGGCGGAAGAATCGAACGAACGCTACCGCTTCCTGTTGCAACAAGGGCAGACCGGGCTTTCCGTCGCGCTTGATCTGCCGACACAGTGCGGCCTCGATCCCGACGATCCGATGGCGCGCTCGGAGATCGGCAAGGTCGGTGTCTCGCTGTCGAACTTGTCCGAGATGGAGTTGCTTTTCCAGGGCATCGACCTGAGCCGCATTTCGACGTCGTTCACGATCAACGGCACGGCGGCGATGATCTACGCGATGTACGTCGCGTGCGCGGACAAGCAGGGCGTGCCGCGCGACAAGCTGACGGGCACGATCCAGAACGACATCCTCAAGGAGTATGTGGCGCGCGGCACATGGATTTTCCCGGTGCGTCCTTCGATGCGACTGATCGCCGATTCGATCCTGTACTCGAACGAAGTGTCGCCTCGTTTCAACCCGATTTCGATTGCGGGCGCACACATGCGCGACGCGGGCTGCACGGCCGTCGAGGAAATGGCCTACACGCTCGCCAACGGGCTTGCTTATGTCGATACCGTCGTCGCGCGCGGCGGCGACGTCGCGAAGTTCGCGCGCCGCCTGAGCTTCTTTTTCTACGTGCATATGGACCTCTTCGAAGAGGTCGCGAAGTTTCGCGCGGGGCGCCGCGTGTGGGCACGGCTCATCAGGGAGCGCTACGACGTCGATGACGAGAAGGCGCAGATGTTCCGCTTTGGCGTCGTGTGCGGCGGCTCGTCGCTGACGTCGGCGCAGCCGTACAACAATGTCGTGCGCGTCGCGATTGAAACATGCGCAGCCGTGATGGGGGGCGCGCAGTCGGTGTTCACCTGCGCGTACGACGAAGCGTTTCAGATTCCGACCGAATTCTCTGCCGAGCTTGCGTTGCGCACGCAACAGATCATCGGCTACGAGAGCGGTATCGCGCGCACGGTCGATCCTCTAGGCGGCTCGTACTTCGTCGAGGAACTGACTGATCGCACGGAGACGCACATCCGCGAACTGATGGACGAAATCGACGCGTACGGCGGCGCGGTGAAAGCGATCGAAGACGGCTGGCTGCAATTGCGCATCGCAAAGAGCGCGCTGCAGCGCAAGCGCGAAACGGACGATCAGGAGCGGCTCGTCGTCGGGCAGAACTGCTTCCGGCGCGAGAACCAGGTCGAGCAGCCGGGCGAGCTGTTTCATCTGAATCCGCAGGCGAGCGCGACTGTCGTCGAACGTTTCGAGCGGCTGCGCGACACGCGCAATCAGATGGAAGTGCAAAAGTCGCTGGACGCGCTGAGCGCGGCAGCCGCGCATGAAGAGGGCAACCTGATGCCGTATCTCGTCGATTGCTGTCATGCGTATGCGACCGTCGGCGAAATGGTGGCTCGGTTGAAAGAGCAATGGGGCGAATTCGAGGAGCCGGTCCATCTATGA
- a CDS encoding enoyl-CoA hydratase/isomerase family protein — translation MSGEVSSERQDAAGTPVLTSVRSGVLYVTINRPDKRNALNRATLDALRESFADAAHDSALHAVVLSAAGDRSFAAGGDLREFDALRSDADAAALFDHAAAALDAIRATPVPVIAALSGTALGGGAELAIACDYRVAAAHACIGFVQATLAITTGFSGAADLFALLGPARAMRVLAKARVIEASEALTLGLLDDVCAQGQSLDECVAQFVKPFVGRPPHVIRAMKQIAAAHRSALSQATRVAERAAFVATWTAPAHWEQAQKFLDRQRTSAASGSKT, via the coding sequence ATGAGCGGCGAAGTGTCGAGCGAGCGACAGGACGCGGCCGGAACGCCGGTGCTGACCAGCGTGCGCAGCGGCGTGCTCTACGTGACCATCAACCGTCCGGACAAGCGCAATGCGCTAAATCGCGCGACGCTCGATGCATTGCGCGAAAGCTTCGCCGACGCCGCACATGACTCCGCGTTACATGCCGTCGTTCTATCGGCGGCGGGCGATCGCAGCTTCGCCGCGGGCGGCGATCTGCGCGAATTCGACGCGCTGCGCAGCGACGCCGATGCCGCTGCGCTGTTCGATCACGCGGCCGCTGCGCTCGATGCGATCCGCGCGACGCCCGTGCCCGTGATTGCCGCATTGAGCGGCACGGCGTTGGGCGGCGGCGCGGAACTGGCGATCGCGTGCGACTACCGCGTCGCGGCGGCGCATGCGTGCATCGGCTTCGTGCAGGCGACGCTTGCCATCACCACAGGCTTCAGCGGCGCCGCGGATCTGTTCGCGCTGCTTGGCCCGGCGCGCGCGATGCGCGTGCTTGCCAAAGCGCGTGTGATCGAAGCGAGCGAAGCGCTGACGCTAGGTCTTCTCGACGACGTGTGCGCGCAAGGTCAATCGCTCGACGAATGTGTCGCGCAATTCGTGAAGCCATTCGTTGGCCGCCCGCCGCACGTCATTCGCGCGATGAAGCAGATTGCCGCCGCGCATCGAAGCGCGTTGTCGCAAGCCACGCGCGTTGCCGAGCGCGCCGCCTTCGTCGCGACATGGACGGCGCCGGCGCATTGGGAGCAGGCGCAGAAGTTTCTCGACCGGCAGCGCACATCGGCGGCAAGCGGTTCAAAAACCTAG
- a CDS encoding IclR family transcriptional regulator: MKPTDRALGIFEAFEAEGRPMTLSELAEAAGLPVSTSHGIVRVLLERGYLYLTSRRKDLFPTRRLYDMAAKIIANDPYLERIEPQLQTLRDATQETVIVGKRQHDEIVYLSVLEGPQTIRYSSAAGALKPLHSTSIGKAMLSRVDATELRRFLAQAALTSVTDNTLTSADDLFDDIAQSREQGYFVTRGESVSDVFAIAVPVDVNRDVLGIAVAGPRHRMEDQIERIGAVLLEAKRSIEAGGH, encoded by the coding sequence ATGAAACCAACCGATCGCGCACTGGGCATCTTCGAAGCATTCGAGGCGGAAGGGCGTCCGATGACGCTCAGCGAACTCGCCGAGGCGGCCGGGCTGCCCGTGAGCACGAGTCACGGCATCGTGCGCGTGCTGCTCGAACGCGGCTATCTGTATCTGACGAGCCGAAGAAAGGACCTCTTCCCGACACGCCGCCTGTACGACATGGCCGCGAAAATCATCGCCAACGATCCCTACCTCGAACGCATCGAGCCGCAGCTTCAGACGCTGCGCGACGCGACGCAGGAAACCGTGATCGTCGGCAAACGGCAGCATGACGAGATCGTCTATCTGAGCGTGCTCGAAGGGCCGCAAACGATTCGCTACAGTTCGGCGGCGGGAGCGTTGAAGCCGCTGCATTCGACTTCGATTGGCAAGGCGATGCTGAGCCGTGTCGATGCAACCGAACTTCGACGCTTCCTGGCGCAGGCCGCGCTGACGAGCGTCACCGACAACACCCTGACCTCCGCCGACGACCTGTTCGACGACATTGCGCAATCGCGTGAGCAGGGCTATTTCGTGACGCGCGGCGAAAGCGTCAGCGACGTGTTCGCGATCGCCGTGCCCGTCGATGTGAATCGCGACGTGCTGGGCATTGCCGTCGCTGGCCCGCGCCATCGGATGGAAGACCAGATCGAGCGGATCGGCGCGGTGCTGCTAGAGGCGAAGCGTTCGATCGAAGCGGGCGGTCATTGA